The nucleotide sequence CCAGAGGATGACGGCGCCGATCAGCGTGCCGCCGGCGCGCGCAAAGAAGTTGGCGTTCTGCGCGATGTAAAGCTGGAGAAAGCCCCAGGTGAGGACCTGGAGCGCCGGCCAGTACAGGAGCTCCAACAGCCGCGGCCAGGACGACAGCAGCAGGTACCAGTACCGCAGGATCATCGCGCCGATGCGCTGCATGGACAGGCCGTGATGGAGGAAGATCTCGCTCATCGCTGCACCGAGCAGCCCGTCCGTAACCAGGAGCCCGGATGCCGCGAAGCGAAATCCGGGGCCGCTGCATACGGATGGTTTGGTCCCGGATTTCGCTGCGCTTCATCCGGGCTACGGCCGAAACATAGAGGCTTGCTCATCGCGCCGCCTCCTCGCGCAGGCCATTCACGCGGCCGCGCGCGACATCCAGGAACACATCCTCCAGCGTGGAGCGGTTGTAGCGGGCCATGATCGCCTCGGGCGTATCGTCGTCCTCGATGCGGCCGCGCTTCATGATGATGACGCGGTCGCAGAGCCGCTCGACCTCGAGCATGTTGTGCGAGGCGAGCAGGATGGTGGCGCTGTTGTCCTTGCGGTAGCGCTCCAGATGCGCCCGCACCCAGTCGGCGGTATCAGGGTCGAGCGAGGCGGTCGGCTCGTCCAGCAAGAGCAGCTCGGGCTGGTTGATCAGTGCTTTGGCGAGCGCAACGCGGGTCTTCTGCCCGGCGGAGAGCTTGCCGTTGGCGCGGTCGATGAAATCGGTGAGATCGAGATCGTCGGCCAGCTCCGCGATGCGGTCGGACAGGTTCTTCACCGCATAGAGCTTGCCGAAGATGGTGAGGTTCTGCCGCACGGTGAGCCGCATCGGCATGTCGACATAGGGGCTCTCGAAATTCATCCGCCCCAGGACTTCGGCGCTCTGCTCGGGCATGGCATGGCCGAGCACGCGCACGCGCCCCGACGTCGGCAGCACCAGGCCCATGATCATGGCGATGGTGGTGGTCTTGCCGGCACCGTTGCCGCCCAGAAGCCCCGTGATGCTGCCGCGCGGAAGCGAAAAAGAGATGCCATCGACGGCGCGGGTCTGCTTGTAGACCTTGACGAGGCGGTCGACCGCAATCGCCGGGGACAGTGCGCCATCCGCGACAGTCGGCCGACTTGAAGCATTGTCATTCCCGGTCATGCTGGGCCGTTCTTCGGCTATTGCGCGGTCGAGTGCAAGGCTTGATGTAAATGCTTGATGTAAGAGGGTTGTAACCAGATGGAATGCGCGGGCCTCCATGTTTGTGATCGGACCTGCGCACCGCTAGATTGGCTGAGATGACCGACACCGCCGCCTCCGACTTTCGCCACCCGCAGCGGCATATCCGCCTGGATACGATCCTGCGGCTGCGCTGGCTCGCGGTGCTCGGTCAGCTCGCCGCGATCTTCATCGTGGCACAGGGGCTCGAGTTCAACGTCGAGATCGTCCCTTGCGTCAGCATCATCGCCTTGTCGGCGACGCTCAATCTGGCGCTGCAGATGGCGGTCAATCCGATGCAGCGGCTTGAGCCGGTCCACGCCGCCGGACTGCTCGCGCTGAACATCGTGGAACTGGCCGGCCTGCTCTTCTTCACCGGCGGATTGCAGAACCCGTTCTCGTTCCTGTTCCTCGCCCCCGTGCTGATCTCCGCGACGGCGCTGCCGGCGCGCCTCACCTTCGGTCTCGGTCTTTTGGCCGTCGCCTGCGCCTCCATCCTGTTCTTCTTCCATCTGCCGCTGCCCTGGGACTCCGACGATCCCCTGGTGCTGCCGCCGATCTACCTCGTCGGTGTCTGGCTCTCGATCGTGCTCGCGATCGGCGTCACCAGCCTCTACTCCTTCCAGGTCACCGAGGAGGCGCGGAAGCTTGCGGACGCGCTGGCCGCGACCGAACTGGTGCTGACGCGCGAGCAGCATCTGACCCAGCTCGACGGGCTGGCCGCGGCCGCCGCGCATGAGCTCGGCACGCCGCTCGCAACGATCTTCCTGATCTCGCGCGAGCTCGAGAAGACGGTGAAAGACCCGAGCTTTGCCGCCGATCTCAAGACCTTGCGCGAGCAGACGCAACGCTGCCGCGACATCTTGAGCAAGATCACCCAGCTCTCTTCCACCGGCGCACCATTCGACCGCATGAAATTGTCGGAGCTGATCGAGGAGGTGGTGGCGCCGCACCGCGATTTCGGTGTCGCGATCAAGGTACGGATCGCGGTGGCCGCCGCAACGGAACCGGTCGGCTCGCGCAACCCGGCGATCCTCTACGGCGTCGGCAATATCGTCGAGAACGCCGTCGATTTCGCCCACACGACGGTCGAGGTGAATGCCTGGTGGAACAACGACACTATCGAGCTTGTGATCTCCGACGATGGTCCCGGGATTCCGCCCGACCTCCTCAACCGGATCGGCGAGCCTTATCTGTCGCGGCGTCGCAGCCAGGACGAGGGCGGCGGTCTGGGGCTGGGCGTGTTCATCGCGCGCACGCTGCTCGAGCGCACCGGCGCCAAGGTCTCGTTTACCAACCGGACCTTTCCGGAGCACGGCGCGGTGGTCCAGATCGCGTGGCCCAGACAACGTTTTGAGGCTACCGAGACGCTTGAAGAAACAATAGGATAGACCGCGACCTTGCGTCGCACAGAAGGGCCGATCGACCATTGACGGCCTTGGCACCGCCCGATTGCGACGCCATATGTAGATGCGCTGGAGAGAGGACAAAACCTTGAACGCCATCGCCGAATTGAACGAACAGACCGACCGCTCGCTGCTCATCGTGGAGGACGACAAGCCGTTTCTGGAGCGGCTGTCGCGCGCGATGGAGACGCGCGGATTCACGGTGACGTCGTGTGACACGGTGTCCGACGGATTGGCGCAGATCGGCAAAGCCGCGCCGGCTTTTGCGGTGGTGGACCTCAGGCTCGGCGACGGCAATGGCCTCGACGTGGTCTCCGCCTTGAAGAAGAAGCGACCCGAAGCACGCGCAATCGTGCTGACCGGCTATGGCAACATCGCCACCGCCGTCACCGCGGTGAAGATGGGCGCGATCGATTACCTCTCCAAGCCCGCCGATGCCGACGACGTCGTCGCAGCGCTGCTCTCGACCGGCACGGAAAAGTCCGAACTGCCGGCGAACCCGATGTCGGCCGACCGCGTGCGCTGGGAGCACATCCAGCGCATCTACGAGATGTGCAACCGCAACGTCTCGGAAACTGCGCGCCGCCTCAACATGCACCGCCGCACGCTGCAGCGAATCCTGGCGAAGCGCGCGCCAAGGTAAACTATGATCTTGTAGGGTGGGCAAAGGCGCACAGCGCCGTGCCCACCAGCTCTCTACGCTCATGATCGGCTTGAATGGTGGGCACGCTTCGCTTTGCCCACCCTACGGCTTAGCTCCATCCGGGCTACGAAATCCCGATCGCAGCTACTCCCAAAAATCCGCGTGACCCTGCGGATCGACCAGCCGGTTGATCCGGAGCGCCGCCGCCATGGCAAAGCGCACCGTCATCTGCTTACGCGTAGGCGCGGGCAGCTTGTGCTCAGGCGCCTCGCAATGCAGATGCGCGCCATAGGCATCCGCGATGATCAGGCCGGTACCTTCCGGAAAGATCTCGCAGGGAAGATCCTGCGTGAAGGCAAAGAACAGCCGGTCGCAATGGGCGCGGTATTCTTGCCATTTCTGGTCGGCACGCAAATCCTCGACCGACGACTTGATCTCGACGATCCAGATCTCGCCGCGCTCGTTCAAGGCGACCAGGTCGGCGCGCCGGCCTGACGGCAGCGGCAATTCGCTGATGCAGGAAAAGCCGAGCGAGCGCAACAGCCGCGCCGTGCCGCGCGCGACCGCCAGCGCCGTCTCCGACTGGCGGCGATCCAGCGGCGGCACGAGGGCGATGTTGCGGGCGGTGTTGTCCATGAGATGAGCTTATCCGATTCCGATGCGTGCGCACACCTTAAGTCACCCGTCATTCCGGGGCGCGCACAGCGCGAGCCCGGAATCCATAACCACGGGGTGTCGTTGTGGCGCGCGACTGGTAATCAAGAGTCTCCGCCAAACCTGATCCTGCGGTTATGGGTCCCGGGCTCGCGACTTCGTCGCGCCCCGGGACGACAGCTAGGCGCGTGGCGGCGCAACGATTACCCCCTCATTGCCGCGCAGGTCGAGCACGCCCTCCAGCCTTTCACGGTCGCGGTCGAGGAACGTCGAGAGCAGGATTTCGCTGCCGAAGCGAATGGCGCTGGTGGTGACGGCGATCGGGTCGGGACCGAGATTGAGCGCGACAATCACCGCCCTGCCCTCGGTCTCGCGGCGATAGAGCAACAGGTCGCCTTGCGCCGCGAGCGGAACGTAGTCACCCGACACCAGCGGCGAACAGGCCTTGCGCAACGCGATCAGGCGCTTGTACAGGTTGAGGATCGAGCGCGCATCGGCCTCGAGATTGGCGACGTTCTCATGGATATGGTCCTCCGGCAGCGGCAGCCACGGCCGCGTGCCGGAGAAGCCGCCGGCCGGCGAGGAATCCCATTGCATCGGCGTGCGGCAGCCGTCGCGGCCGACGCCGATGCCGGGCACGTTCTTCTCGAAGGGGTCGCGCACGTCTTCGGGCGCAATCGCCATCTGGTGCATGCCGATCTCGTCGCCATAATAGAGCGTCGGCGTGCCGCGCAGGGTCAGCAGCAGCATGGCGGCGACACGGGCTTGCTCCGGACCGACACGGCTTGCGACCCGCGGACGATCGTGATTGCCGAGCACCCAGTTCGGCCAGGCGCCTTTCGGTAGCGCGTTCTCGTAATCCTCGATGATGTTCTCGATCGAGCGCGCGCTCCAGAAGGTCGAGAGCAGCGCGAAGTTGAACGGCATCTGCGCGCCGGTGAGGTCGTTGCCGTAATAGGCCATGAGCCGGTGCAGCGGCAGATAGATTTCGCCGATCAGCACGCGCGAATCATAGGCGTCGGTGACGCGCCGCATCTCGGCGATGACGTCATGCACCTCGGGCTGGTCGGTCGAATATTGCGTGAGGACCTTTTCATTGGGCGGCCGGCCCTCGACAAAATGCGGGTTCGGCGGGTTGTCGCGGAATTCGGCGTCCTTGATCAGGTGCCAGATCACGTCGACGCGAAATCCGTCGACGCCCTTCTCCAGCCAGAACCGCATCACGTCGTAGATCGCGGCGCGAACTTGCGGATTGCGCCAGTTAAGGTCCGGCTGCTGGGCCAGGAAGGCGTGGTAGTAATATTGACCTGTCGTCTCGTCATATTGCCACGCGCTGCCGCCGAACTCGGACAGCCAGTTGTTCGGTGCGCTGCCATCAGCCTTCGGGTCGCGCCAGATGTACCAGTCGCGCTTGGGGTTGTCGCGCGATGAGCGGCTCTCCACGAACCAGGGATGCTGGTCGGACGTGTGATTGGGCACGAGATCGAGGATCAGCTTCAGGCCGTTGTCGTGCGCGGCAGCGAGCAGCGCTTCGAAATCCGCCATCGCGCCGAACAGCGGCGCGATGCCGGTGTAATCGGAGATGTCGTAGCCGAAATCCGCCATCGGCGACGGAAAGATCGGCGACAGCCAGATCGCGTCGACCCCGAGCGATTTCACATAAGATAGCCGCTGGAAGATGCCGGCGAGATCGCCGACGCCGTCGCCATCACTGTCCTGAAACGAGCGCGGGTAGATCTGATAGAAGATGCCCTCGCGCCACCAATTCTCGCCGCTTTGAGCCATGCCGGAAACACCCCCTGAAATCCGTCCTGCGCCGGAGAACGCGGAAGCAATGCCCAGGCTCAGACCAGCAGGCCTTTGGGACGGCCGTGTGACGGCGGGTGCGGCTGTTCCCGCGCCGAGGCGAATCTTTTGCTTGGCGGCTCGGCAAAAATCGGCATTGTGCGGCCATGACCGAGCAAAATGACACCAAAACCAAGGCGGGCGCGATCATCGTTCCCGTAACGCTGTTCGAGCAGAACTGCACCATCATCTGGGACGAACCCGGCAAGAAGGCCGTGGTGATCGATCCCGGCGGCGACGTGCCCAAGATCCTCGAAGCGATCAAGCAGACCGGCGTTACGGTCGAGAAGATCTGGCTGACGCACGGCCATATCGACCATGTCGGCGGTGCGGCCGAATTGCGCGATGCGCTGAAGGTGCCGATCGAGGGCCCGCATGTCGCGGACAAGTTCCTGCTCGACAATGTGGTGGAAAGCGGCGCGCGCTTCGGCATGACCGGCGGGCGCAATTTCACTCCCGACCGCTGGCTCGACGAAGGCGATACCGTGTCGATCGGCGGCTTGCAGTTCGACATCCTGCACTGCCCCGGCCACTCACCCGGCAGCGTGGTGTTCTTCAACAAGGATCTGCGCTTCGCCCATGTCGGCGACGTGCTGTTCGCAGGTTCAGTCGGGCGCACCGACCTGCCCGGCGGCAATCATGCGACGCTGATCAACTCGATCAAGACCAAGCTGCTGCCGCTCGGCGATGACGTCGGCTTCATCTGCGGCCACGGCGCGGGCTCGAGCATCGGCCAGGAGCGGATCACCAACCCGTTCATCACTGGCGAAATGTAGCCTTACTGCGTCACAAGCACACGCCCCTCATCCTGAGGAGCCCGCGACGAGCGGGCGTCTCGAAGGATGGCCGCGGGTGAGAGCTGGGTCTTCATGGTTCGTCCGGCGATGCAAAGCATCGTCCGGAGATGCGCGTTCCGCGCTCCTCACCATGAGGGTCTTGTGACACAGTAAGTTCAGGCCGCGCTACTCGGCGGCGTCCGCGAGCGCCGCCGGCTCGCCGAGGTGACGCTCGCCCCACTCGCGGATCGCGGCGACGACCGGCACGAAGCTCCTGCCTTTGCGGGTCAGGCGATATTCGACCTTGGGCGGCACCTCGCCGAAATCCTTGCGGTCGATCAGACCGCTCTCCGTCAGCGCCTTCAGTTCGCGGCTGAGCACGCGCGGCGTGATCTCTGCGCTACCGGCAGCACCACGCAAGAGGCCGCTTCGGATCTCGCCATAACGGCGCGGGCCATCCTTAAGATCCCAGACGATGCGGAGCTTGTATTTGCCGCTGATCATCTTCTGAAACGCCGCGACCGGACAGGTGCGCGCCGAAACCCCCTTTGCCTTTGCCATGTCGTCTCCTCCATGCGCCAGCCAGGCCTTGCACGAGGATAGGAGCGACGTCGAAAAAGTCCATACTATCAATTTTGTCCATACTTGCAGGACCGCGCGCAAGGCGCAGATGATGGCGCACAGACGAACAGGGAGCGTCACATGAAGCACTTCATGATCAAATACCAGTTCAAGAACGGCACGACCGAGGCCTGGCACCAGGAGATCGCCCGCTTCATTAAGGCGATCAACGACGATCCGGAGCTGAAAGGGCGGATCGGCTATCGCTGCATGAAGAACCGCGACGACGGCAACTACTTCCATCTCGCCAGCGTCACCGACGACGCCGCCCAGAAGACGCTGCAATCGCGCGACTTCTTCAAGCACTACACGGAGATGACGCGGAAGGTTGCCGGCGGCGAAGTGACGGTCACGCCGATCGATGTGATCGACGCGACGGCGTAGCTTCGGCGGACTTGATGCGACGGCGCCGCCGCAGGCTCAACTGTCGTCCCGGCGAAGGCCGGGACGACGGCGGAGTGTGGGTCGCTTACGGAGCAACCAACTACTTCATCAATCCCGCGGCGGTCAGCGCCCGCGTGATGAAGGCGCCGAGATCGAAGCCGCGGCTTTGCTTGCGTTTCGGCTTGCGCTTCGGCTCGGCCGGCTGTTCGGCCATCGCCGAGCGGATCGATCGCGCGAGGTGGGGCGCGGGCGACAAGGCCGCCGGCGGCTTGGCGGCGACGGCCGGCTTTGCCGTCGGCTTCGCCGTCCCGGTGCTGCGGATCCAGTCGGTCAGGCCGAAGAATTTCGCGATGTGATAGGACGAGGAGATGCCGGCCTCGATCAGGAACGCGCCTTCCATGCCATAACGATGATCGTTGTCGGCGATACCGAGCGGGGTGCCATGCGCCATGTCGGTGATGGTGTAGGACTCGACGAGGGTCTCGCCGTTCCTGTTCCACCAGGCCTGGCGCGGATAGCCGTCGACATCGGTCTCCGCCATCGGCTCCGCCGGCAGATCATGCAGGTCGAGCCACTGCTTGACGATCTCATTGGCATTGCCGGGATTGACGGTGCGGTCGGCGCTGCCGTGCCACACCGAGATTTTCGGCCAGGGTCCGCGATGGTCCGAAGCGTCACGCACGAGATCGCCGAGCGCGCTGGCAGAGCGCTCCGGTGAATGGAACATGCCGTCCAGTGCTTCGCGCAGGTTGGAAGCGATACCGTAGGGAAGTCCGGCGATCACGGCGCCGGCCGCGAAGATTTCGGGGTAGGTCGCCAGCATCACCGACGTCATGCCGCCGCCGGCGGACAGGCCGGTGATGAAGACGCGCCGCAGGTCGATGTCATGCGCCTCGACCATGTGCGCGATCATCTCGCGGATCGAACGCGCCTCGCCGCTGTCGCGCGCGGTGTCTTCCGGATTGAACCAGTTGAAGCAGGTGTTGCCGTTGTTGACGCGCTGCTGCTCGGGCATCAGAAGCGCAAAGCCGTAGTGACTTGCGAGCGTCGACCATCCAGCGCCGAGATCGTAGGACGCAGCAGTCTGGCCGCAGCCATGCAGCACGACGACGAGCGCGTGCGGCTGCTGCAACTGCGCCGGCACGAACGCAAACATGCGCAAATTGCCGGGATTGGCGCCGAAGTCCGTGACTTCCTGCAGCGGGCTGGATGAATCAGCGCTGTTGCCGAACTCGGCGAGGCGCAAACCGTCCAGCTTTGGCAGACGTCTTAACAGATCAACATTTCTGGCTAACGACACGGCAACTTCCTGGTGGGCGACTTTCAACGTTCACCCAAACCAAATAGTTGCTGCAGCGCAAAATAAAAAGACCGTGTGCTGTCGATACGCACGAAATCACCGGAAAACCCGCAAGAATCCGCAAGTATTAACGGCACTGCCTCAACTTCGTGCAGATGCGCGGCGCATCCACGCCAGAAATGCGGCGCAGATCATTATTAACGTCACGAACAAGGCGAGCGAGACGACGAATCCTGCGCGCGCTGATTGCAGCGCTTCAACGGCGAAGAAGACTGCGCCGATTGCGGCCACACCGGCCGCATTTCCGATCTGCGCTGTCGTGCCGTACATGCCCGAAGCAGAGCCTGCGGCAGTGGGCTTCACCGTTGAAAGCACCGCGCCGGAGAGCGGCGCCATCACCAGCCCCTGGCCATAGCCGAAGATGATCATGGCGAGCGCGAGCCAGACCGGCGACGGCGCATCGACATAGCATGTCACGAGCGCAAGCGCGGCAAGGCCCGCAATCTGAAGTGCGCAACCCTCGATCAATACCTTGGTGCCGCGATGCCGCGACCGCGCGCCGCTGTGGCGCGACGCCACCACGAACGCGAGCGCAAGCGGAATGAAGGCCATGCCGGCCCACAACGGCGGGATCTTCAATCCCCTCTGCATGAACAGCGTCATGACCAGATAGAAGGAGAGATTGGCGACGAAGAAGAAGAAGGCTGCGCCAAGGCCACGCAGGAAGCCCGCATCCGACAGCAGCGTGAGATCAATCAGTGGCATGCCGCCGGTCCGCGCAACCGCATGTTCGAGCTTCAGGAACGCCATGAGAATCACACCGCCAATTGCCATCACCGCCCACAGCCACGGTGCCCAGCCGACATCATGGCCGAACAATAACGGCCCGATCAGGCACAAGAGGCCAACGAACAGGACTATGCTGCCCTTGACGTCGAGCCGGGTTGCGGCCCGGCGCGGCACCGAGGGCATGATGCGCCATGCGGCGCCGGCGATAACGAGGCCGCACGGCACGTTGACGAAGAACACCGAGCGCCAGCCGGTGCCCGCAAGATCGAGCGTGACCAGAAGCCCGCCGAGCAGGAAGCCCGCGGCGCCGGCGAGCCCGAGCACGATGCCATAGATGCCGAAGGCGCGGCTGCGCGATTCATCCGTGAACAAGAGGTGCAGCGTCGCCAGCACTTGCGGCACCATCAGCGCCGCGGTGGCGCCCTGCGCCAGCCGCGCGATGATCAGCTCCGTGCCGGATTGCGCGAGGCCGCACCACAGCGACGTCGCGGTGAAGCCGAGCACGCCGGTCAGAAACACGTTTTTGGTGCCGTGGATGTCGCCGAGCCGGCCGCCGGTGACGACCAGGATCGCATAGGCAATCAGATAGATCGCGATCACGGATTCGATCTGCGCGGGCGTGGCATGCAGATCGACCGCGATGGTCGGGATGGCGACGTTGACCACGAAGGCATCGACACCGAACATGAACTGCGCCGCCACGACGATCGCCAGCACCCACCAGCGGCGGGACGAATCGACGTGTTGTGTGACGATCTGATGCATCGGCGCAGGGCCCCCAGAATTTGGTTGCCTGATGATTTCAGATCGCATGCAGTGCCGCGATTACCTCAGAGGTAGGATTTCGGCGATTCGCCATCGAGGCATGCTCTTCCCTCTCCCCGCGCGCGGGGAGAGGGAGAAGAAATTGCGCATGCCCGCATTCCGCTGCGCGGGAGATGCCGCGATTGCCTTCGCATCCGCCAGCACGTAGCCTCGCGCGGGCCAACAAACAGAAAATCAAACCGGAGAGAACGCCATGGCACGCCTGAAATTCGGAGCCTTTCTTGCCCCGCATCACCCGATCGGGGAGCATCCGATGCTTCAGTTCCGGCGCGATCTCGACCTGGTCGAGCAGTTGGATAGCCTCGGCTATGACGAGTTCTGGTGCGGCGAGCATCATTCCTCCGGTTGGGAGATGATCGCATCGCCCGAGATGTTCCTGGCCGCGGCCGGCGAGCGCACCAAGCGCATCAGGCTCGGCACCGGCGTGGTGTCGCTGCCCTATCATCATCCCTTCAACGTCGCCCAGCGCATGGTCCAGCTCGACCACATGACCGGCGGCCGCGCCATTTTCGGCTCCGGCCCCGGCGCGCTTGCCTCGGACGCCCACACGCTCGGCATCGACCCGATGACTCAGCGCGACCGCCAGGACGAGGCGATCGCCGTGATCCGCCGCCTCTTCAACGGCGAGCGCGTCACCGCCAGGAGCGACTGGTTCATCATGAACGACGCCGCGCTCCAGATCCTGCCGCTGCAGGAGGAGATGCCGTTCGTCGTGGCCTCGCAGATCTCGCCCTCGGGCATGACGCTCGCCGGCAAATACGGCATCGGCATCATCTCGCTGGGCTCGATGACGACGCAGGGCCTGATGTCGCTGCAGCAACAATGGCAGTTTGCCGAGGACGCGGCGAAGAAGCACGGCACCACGGTCAGCCGCGCCGACTGGCGCGTGCTCCTGACCTGGCACATCGCCGAGACCCGCGAGCAGGCGCGCCGCGAGGCCGGCGCGGGCCTGATGCGCTGGCACAACGAGTATAATGTCGGCACTCTGCAACGACCGGGACTGACCGCGTTCTCCTCTCCCGACGAAGCCGTGGACAAGACCGCCTTCGTCGAGGGCGCCGCCTCCACCATTGGCACGCCCGACGATCTCGTCAAAACCATCAAGAACGTGATGCAGGTGTCCGGCGGCGTCGGCGCCATCATCGGCTTCGTGCACGATTGGGCCAATCCGGAAGCCACGCGCCGGAGCTGGGACATGGTCGCGCGCTACGTGGTGCCGGAGATCAACGGCTATATCGACGGCCTGCGCAAGTCGCAAAAATTCGTGATCGAGAACCGCGCGATCTTCGAGCGCGCCGGCCAGGCCGTGATGGCCAAGATCCTGGAAAACGAGAAGGCCGCCGAGGCGCTGAAGGTGACCGGGCCGGGCCGCGTCGCAATTCCGGCCGTGAACGCACCGGATTTGCAGAAGGAAGCGGCGAAGCGGTAGGGCCGATCCGCGGCCACGTGCGTGGCCGCTATCACACATGACATGCCTCGGCTTGTGCTATGCTGCTCCCATCGGCGCGGCGCGGACGCAGCAACGCCGCGGCCGCGCTGTTCCGCCCAGCCGGCCAACCGGAGCACTCGTCATGTCGATGCAGAATGTCGCCTCGCCTGCGCTCGGCTACACCGCGCCCAAGCGCAACGAGCTGACGCATATCCCCGGCGATGAGGGCTGGCCGGTCATCGGCAAGACCTTCCAGGTGCTGGCCGATCCCAAGGGCCATATCGAACGGAACGGCGCCAAATACGGCCTGGTCTACCGCACCCATATCTTCGGCGAGACCAATATCGTGCTGCTCGGGCCCGAGGCTAACGAGCTCGTGCTGTTCGACCAGCAAAAGCTGTTCTCCTCGACCCATGGCTGGAACAAGGTGCTCGGCCTGTTGTTTCCACGCGGGCTGATGCTGCTCGATTTCGACGAGCACCGCCTGCACCGCAAGACGCTCTCGGTCGCCTTCAAATCCGGGCCGATGAAGTCCTATCTCGCCGATCTCGACAGGG is from Bradyrhizobium sp. ISRA430 and encodes:
- a CDS encoding LLM class flavin-dependent oxidoreductase, which encodes MARLKFGAFLAPHHPIGEHPMLQFRRDLDLVEQLDSLGYDEFWCGEHHSSGWEMIASPEMFLAAAGERTKRIRLGTGVVSLPYHHPFNVAQRMVQLDHMTGGRAIFGSGPGALASDAHTLGIDPMTQRDRQDEAIAVIRRLFNGERVTARSDWFIMNDAALQILPLQEEMPFVVASQISPSGMTLAGKYGIGIISLGSMTTQGLMSLQQQWQFAEDAAKKHGTTVSRADWRVLLTWHIAETREQARREAGAGLMRWHNEYNVGTLQRPGLTAFSSPDEAVDKTAFVEGAASTIGTPDDLVKTIKNVMQVSGGVGAIIGFVHDWANPEATRRSWDMVARYVVPEINGYIDGLRKSQKFVIENRAIFERAGQAVMAKILENEKAAEALKVTGPGRVAIPAVNAPDLQKEAAKR